In Seonamhaeicola sp. S2-3, the genomic window AGCATGAAAAACATTACGTATTTAATAGCATTCCTACTTACTTTTAATTGGGGGTTTGGGCAAGAAATAGCCTCTTTTAGCTCTGCTCAAAATAGTGGCTGTAGTGGTACTATAGCAAGTGATGCAAATATTACAACGACAGGTATCTGCAGAGGTTCAGGGATTGTTGAAAACACAGGAGCAACCTATAATTCACGACAGTGGACGACATCTGGAAGTATTGATGCTAATGATTATTTAGAATGGACATTGACTCCTAATTCAGGTTATTCTATTGATTTAACCACTATGGATATTACTTATGATAGGAGTGGTAATGGTCCAAGAATGGTTGATATACAAGTTGATACAGGTTCAGGTTTTGTGTCTGTGTTTACAGATAGTACAGTGCTTGATGTTGCAGGAGGAGAAGATAACAATGGTATTGACCTATCATCAATTACAGGAATTACAGGAACAATTACATTTAGGCTTTACGCATTTAATGCTTCTACTGCAGGAGGAACATTTGATATTGAAGAAAATACTGCAACAAATAAAGGTATTATTATAAACGGTTCTGTAAATACAATACCATGTTCTGGAAGCACCACAACTTGGGATGGAAGTAGCTGGGATAATGGAACACCAAATTTAACCACCGAAGCTGTACTTAATGCAGACTATAATACCACTGATGAAGTAAGTTTTAGTGCCTGTAGTTTAACGGTTAATAGTGGCGCTATTTTAAATATTGCAGACAATGATTATGTTGAAGTACATAATGATTTAACAGTAAACACGGGCGGTGAAATAATTGTACAGCCTTATGGAGCGTTTATTCAAAATAACGATTTAGGAGCTGTAAACAATAGTGGTCATATTGAAGTAGACAAAAATACGGCCATCTTAAATAATTGGTATGAATATACGTATTGGAGTTCGCCAGTTAGAAATACTACAGTAGAAGATGCTTTATCAGAATCTGAAGTCAGTAGAAGATTTATATTTAATGCCAGTGAATTTAATGATGCCTTAGCAGAAACTAATAATAATAATACATATCTCCCAGGACAAGATGGTATTGATGATGAAGGTAACGATTGGCAGTGGGTAAGCGGTACTACGCCTATGACTCCAGGAGTAGGATATGCTGCTACACATTCTGAAATAGGATATATTTCACCTTCTAATTACAAATATACATTTGTAGGCGATTTTAATAATGGCGAAATAAGTGTGCCTGTAAGTAGAAATGATGTAACATCAGCAGATAAAAACTGGAATTTTATAGGGAATCCATATCCTTCGGCTATAAGTATTTCTGCTTTTTTAGCGCAGAATATGTATCCTGTGGGTCCGTTAGAAGGGGTTGTTCACTTTTGGTCTCAAAACACCAATTATTCTGCTACAGCCAATGGTAATCAAGCCCTAAATTTTGATACTAATGATTATGCTTATTATAATGGGATGGGAGGAACCCAAGGAGGGGATGGCACTATCCCAAACGGGTTTATTCCATCAGGGCAAGGGTTTTTT contains:
- a CDS encoding T9SS type A sorting domain-containing protein, with translation MKNITYLIAFLLTFNWGFGQEIASFSSAQNSGCSGTIASDANITTTGICRGSGIVENTGATYNSRQWTTSGSIDANDYLEWTLTPNSGYSIDLTTMDITYDRSGNGPRMVDIQVDTGSGFVSVFTDSTVLDVAGGEDNNGIDLSSITGITGTITFRLYAFNASTAGGTFDIEENTATNKGIIINGSVNTIPCSGSTTTWDGSSWDNGTPNLTTEAVLNADYNTTDEVSFSACSLTVNSGAILNIADNDYVEVHNDLTVNTGGEIIVQPYGAFIQNNDLGAVNNSGHIEVDKNTAILNNWYEYTYWSSPVRNTTVEDALSESEVSRRFIFNASEFNDALAETNNNNTYLPGQDGIDDEGNDWQWVSGTTPMTPGVGYAATHSEIGYISPSNYKYTFVGDFNNGEISVPVSRNDVTSADKNWNFIGNPYPSAISISAFLAQNMYPVGPLEGVVHFWSQNTNYSATANGNQALNFDTNDYAYYNGMGGTQGGDGTIPNGFIPSGQGFFISFSDSHPSSSGTVVFNNAMRSLSLLPDNSQFFKNTTKTKKEVSEANKLWVNLTSDNGVFNQILIGYVDGATNGYDGSYYDADKIVAPTAYAALYSSIEDSDKKFVIQGKAASSLNEEETIALGFKTNIDVPTLYTMSLADIQGDFLSGSPVYLKDNLLNKVHDLSVSDYTFTSEVGEFNERFVIGFSNSTLSTDTALTEASSLKIVALDNDYVQFSTSNDLQIKSVAIYDILGRVLYNFKGSNSSETYKLSNLKSPVFLAKVELSNGAIISKKAVKK